The Scytonema hofmannii PCC 7110 genome includes a region encoding these proteins:
- a CDS encoding GUN4 domain-containing protein gives MLKRLLQKFVICGSCLAIFMGLFCLWHWQSLQVDYVQLEKLLSNGKWMEADQETSRIMSKLTSKAVDERSFFGSSAIDPFGGRKYSVAFSGLYSCSELQKIDKLWSKYSQGNFGFMVQSEIARSMTPDLLAIPSSESYQFARQFDKQVGWTDKKYLRTPDWYREIQNPEKARGSLPSKIWLLDIKQNLKPLATDSLILTVERFSKCQNSESVKNFR, from the coding sequence ATGTTAAAACGTCTGCTACAGAAGTTCGTAATTTGTGGTTCGTGCCTTGCTATCTTTATGGGCTTATTTTGCTTGTGGCATTGGCAATCTTTACAAGTGGATTATGTTCAACTGGAAAAACTGCTTTCAAACGGTAAGTGGATGGAAGCAGACCAGGAAACAAGTAGGATTATGTCCAAGCTCACAAGCAAAGCTGTAGACGAGCGCTCGTTTTTCGGCTCTTCTGCAATAGATCCTTTTGGAGGGAGAAAATATAGTGTGGCTTTTTCAGGGCTTTATTCTTGTAGCGAACTGCAAAAAATAGATAAGCTTTGGTCAAAATACAGTCAAGGAAACTTCGGCTTTATGGTGCAAAGTGAAATTGCTAGATCTATGACACCGGATTTGTTGGCAATCCCCTCTAGTGAATCGTACCAATTTGCCAGACAATTTGACAAACAAGTTGGCTGGACGGATAAGAAATACCTCCGGACTCCCGATTGGTATCGGGAGATTCAAAATCCCGAAAAAGCAAGAGGTTCTTTGCCATCAAAAATTTGGCTGCTCGATATTAAGCAAAATCTCAAACCGTTAGCGACTGACAGTTTGATTTTGACTGTAGAACGTTTTAGTAAATGTCAAAATTCTGAGTCAGTTAAAAATTTTAGGTAA
- a CDS encoding peptidylprolyl isomerase, whose translation MAQILQFGNRTITEAEVFRLLAEYQMLPQLCRSMIIDSAIAPVTLTVEERKSAIEQFYQKNQITTPDLLQTKLLTYGMTTEQLEALATKELRIEKFKIATWGAKIESIFLNNKSQLDRVVYSLIRTPSMEVAQELFFRILAGEQTFAECAKEYSQGAEAQTGGLLGPVPLSQPHPTIAKLLSTSQPGELLPPTKLGEWVVILRLEKFISAQLDDAMRAFLLNQMFETMLAEAIRNAPLSLRSDEEIRRWGDEEMERLGDGESSTTSATTHLTTSPPHYLTPSSKR comes from the coding sequence ATGGCTCAAATTCTCCAATTCGGGAATCGCACAATTACAGAAGCAGAGGTTTTTCGCCTGCTAGCTGAGTACCAAATGCTACCCCAGTTATGTCGCTCCATGATTATCGACTCTGCTATTGCTCCTGTCACACTGACTGTGGAAGAGAGAAAGAGCGCCATAGAGCAGTTCTACCAGAAGAACCAAATTACCACACCTGACCTACTCCAAACAAAGTTGCTAACTTATGGGATGACAACCGAGCAACTCGAAGCACTAGCAACAAAAGAACTTAGGATTGAGAAATTCAAAATTGCCACATGGGGAGCGAAGATTGAATCCATATTTCTCAATAACAAATCCCAATTAGACAGAGTTGTCTATTCCCTCATCCGCACTCCTTCCATGGAAGTTGCTCAGGAACTCTTCTTTCGCATACTAGCAGGAGAACAGACCTTTGCTGAATGTGCTAAAGAATACTCACAAGGTGCAGAAGCACAAACAGGAGGATTGCTAGGTCCGGTTCCCCTGTCACAACCCCATCCTACCATCGCCAAATTGCTTTCCACCTCCCAACCGGGAGAACTGCTACCACCAACCAAGTTAGGAGAATGGGTAGTCATCCTGCGATTGGAGAAATTTATCAGCGCCCAGTTGGACGATGCCATGCGTGCGTTTTTGCTCAATCAGATGTTTGAGACAATGCTTGCAGAAGCCATTCGCAATGCCCCATTGTCGCTTCGCTCCGATGAGGAGATAAGGAGATGGGGAGATGAGGAGATGGAGAGATTGGGAGATGGGGAGAGTTCTACCACCTCGGCCACTACGCACCTCACCACCTCACCACCTCACTACCTTACCCCCTCTTCAAAGCGATGA